CATGCATTCCCAGATGTCCATCACAAAGGGATATAAGGAGCTCAGCCCATCTATGTACAGTTTTGCATCTATGTACTGTTTTGGACGCAGTTTTCTCTattttttgtgccaatattgactggtatttggaactgttcagaattccctctatcataactaaggccccagttccagctgaagaaaaacagccccttggcatgatgctgccaccaccagcttcactgtggggatggtgttcttttggtgatgtgcagtgttgtttttgcgccaaacatatcttttggaattatggccaaaaagttcaaccttggtttcatcagaccataacaccttttcccacatgcttttgggagacttcagatgtgtttttgcaaaatgtagcctggcttggatgtttttcttcgtaagaaaaggctttcgtcttgccactctaccccatagcccagacatatgaagaatacaggagattgtggtcacatgtaccacacagccagtacttgccagatattcctgcagctcctttaatgtggCTGTAGACCTCtgggtagcctcccagaccagttttcttctcgtcttttcatcaattttggagtgacgtccagttcttggtaatgtcactgttgtgccatattttctccacttgatgatgactgtcttcactgtgttccatggtatatctaatgccttggagattcttttgtacccttctcctgactgataccttttaacaatgagatccctgtgatgctttggaagctctctgtggaccatggcttgtgctgtgggatgcgactaagaacatttcaggaaagaccaactagagcagctgaactttggggttaatcagaggcactttaaatgatggcaggtgtctgctgactcctatttaacaggattttgaatgtgattgcttaattctgaacacagctacatccccagttatatattattatttttttgtttgttttcttccctccacctaaaagatttctgtttgtttttcaattgagtcttacagtttataggtcacattaaaggtggaagaagttctgaaatgatttatctttgtctcatttatttacagcacagaaacctgacattttaacaggggtgtgtagactttttatatccactgtatatgcacCTCTGGTGTGAATGTGTGTCTACTGTCTATCCGGTTGGACATATGATTTATATGAATATGAGGTTTTATGTGCCATATATACTATTATATACTATTTGAACCTCAATATGGTTTAATAtatactatgcttttgatattAGTCCAGATGTTATATGAGAATGAAGAGTTGGAAGGTGTTAAAGTAATGGAATTCTGAGCATAATCTAAGGCTGTTTTAAAGTCCTGAATACGTATATTGCGGATACCTCCCTGTCCCAGCAATCGTTGCTACACCTCCCATATACCATATAAAAGGGAGGCTTCTAAACCCACTGTTTGGTTTGAGAACAGTGAGGTGCATGCAAGCCAGGACCATTGGAAGCATTGGGAACTTATCTCTGGACTAGAGAAAATAGTTGATTTATGCAAGAAGTTGCCACATTCCCAGCCCGGAACTCAGGACTGGTTGCGATCCTCCCTGCGTGTGACTAACCGCTCCGCCTCcgtcacgtgggatgccacgtggAGGTGTGTTGATCACATGGGACGCCGCGTAGGTCCTTACAGTTTAGAGGAGCAGCATACAACGTGGACAACTACAATGGCGTGGAGTGGTAAAGTACGGAACCTCCAGTCATGACACAGTTTGATTTTATGTACCCAGAACATTGATTTATGTACTCAGCACCGCATGATTGCGTACTACAATAGTACGAGTATGAGAGTGTCACAGTCTGACATGTGGAGTGGCAAAGCATTGAACCATTGACTTTTATGTATCCAGCACGTTTATGTAGTCAGCATACCTACAGTATGTACCCAGCATCTCTTTGTATTCAGCGCACTGATGTATTCAGCATACAAATCACGCAGTTTGCTGATTGTTACAGCCATCTAAAGTCTAAAGAGCACTGAGTGAATAATAGCCAGGCAAGGCTTCTGGTGACATAGGATATACATGAATGATTCGGGACATATCGGATCATATTGGATCATTGCATCTGGACTTTTGAATTGGTGTCTCTTCAACAAAGAAGCTCAAAGTGCAGGAGTGGACGACCGTAATTACATATTGTAATAATTAATCACATATAGCTAGGACTAATTCTCCTAGTAAAGCGGGGCCGTCCATACTGCATGTCAGCTGCTGTTGCTTTAATTGTGTGttgatttatatttttatgtttatttttatttttttatggcctaTGATATGGTATTTTGGTATGGCTATCCGCTGAATAAAGGTGTATTTTTTATCTATCACATTCCATGAATTTCTGGGTGTAGAGTGCCCCtcgtttttattatattttgagatttgtacctatgacactggctgacctgttacatgtgcacttggcagctgaaggcatctgtgttggtcccgtgttcatatgtgcccgtattgctgagaaaaatgttgttttaatatatgcaaatgagcctctaggagcaacaggggcgttaccgttacacctagatgctctgctctttctgcaactgccgcgccttctccactttgattgacagggccaggcattgaaAACGTCATCACATCTGGCCCTGCCAATgaaaaagggttctccaggaattaaaaaaaaagtaaataattaatattattttattataaatatattcacaaataccttttcattacttagaatggcttgttttgtctagggagcaaacaTTAGGACGGCtatccattttatttctcctatcagtgcacacaaaacctgtcctaatcacacaggaggacaagttacttcaccacgatgagccatagtgctgcctcatcctcctctctgcttgtcaggaatcatgatcctgaatacaggggaatctctgtgggaatggagaagatgaggagacctgagaggagggtgaggtgtggataatgagcagcagcacttgtatgcagtctccattaccacaggaacacattaccacagcctgtcctgtccgtcctctatgtacttcatgtctcctcatgaactacatttcccagagattcagctaaagttcttatcatctgtattcaggatcaaaaTCCCTGAcgagtagagaggaggatgaggatgaggcagctctttacctcagtgttgtaaagtaacttgtcctcatgtgtaatcaggacaggttttgtgtgaactaatgggacagcggccattttgtttctcctaatgattgattGCTCcgcagacaaaatgagccattataaataataaaaggtatttgagaatatatttaaaataaagtaatatttgaATTTTCCTaattctcggagaacccctttaaagtgcagagagagcggcagttgcagagaaagcagagcctctaggtgtaatggtaacacccccattgctcctagaggctcatttgcatatattaaaagatcctttttctcagcagtgcaggcacatatgaacaggaGACCAAcccggatgtcttcagctgccaagtagaGCAAATTATTGGACCAAATAAagccaagttgtatttttaacctCTGAAGCCTCTGCATGTTGTCATTATTAACCCCCGTCCCATATATACCGATCCCGACAATATCTACACCATTGGTTGGAATGATCCGCCTGGAATCAGTGACTGGCTCTGTTACTTAGTCCATACAAGCAGTACAGCAGGATCTACTGACATGAATAAGAGATCTGCTACTAGCCTTGTTCCAGCTGGTTCTAGAGCCCAGAAAATAAGCTGTACAGAGGACCACTGCCTCAgaccttaaagggcttttccagcaTTAACCCCCTTTATAATTTGGCTCTGGAATATGGCATATATAAACCAAGAAACGCACTTATCTGCTCCCTTCTGCTCACTTCCAGTACTATGGCTCCATTCATGTGTGCATATACCGATCCCTCCTGATAtagacatgtgaccactgcagccaatcacaggctgtcACATGCTTGTATAGAGATGTTCCAAGAAGCAAAGACCGGCGGTGAATACAGGAAGCATGGGAACCGGGATATTACTCACTCCATATGTAAGTATTACTTTGTGTATTTTTCAAGCATTCTAAGTGGTTTTTGAATAACTAAACATCTCCAGGGACACAATATTACACGAATGTTCCAGAGTGGGcatttctggaatgtattgtggaAGATGCTGGGGAGAATGGGACTTGACTTATCAATGGAGAGTGAAATATTGGGAGGTATGGTGACTCCGTGGCTGGTATGTGTGATTTACAGGATGTTTTTGCTCCTGTTGCAGGCTGtgaatatattatatatctgcaGGGTGTATAAGCCTATCACAGCTGATTCCGTGTCACAGTAGCATGTAGAGCAGTGGTCTCCAAACAGAGCCATGTGTGACTTGCAAATCATGGTTCAACGATTAGCTGTAGAAGCCTTAAATTATGACCATAAGCAGTGGCTACATTACTTGCAGCCATATCCTAACCCCCAATAACATATTCTGTCCCCGTTTATTAAATGGGCTGTTCAGCTTTGGAGGCCTTTCTATCAGTAACCTCCTCTTCACCCCCACGTAACCTGGACCTGCAGAGGGAAgtgtacttacctgctccccactggGTTTCGGCTCCTTTGGTTCCGTCAATGCCTTGTTGCAGTCTCCGTATGTCAACATCCAATTTGATTCAGGTCATGCGGGTCACGTGACATGTCACCTATGGGTCACGTGACATGACACATGGGGGTCACGTCGCTGATGTTCAGTAATGTGAAGATtctttcagaacttttttttctCGTTTTTTCACCCAGAACACATTTGATTTTGCATAAAATGGGAACATATTCATATCTTGGCTAAAATCTGCGTTATTTGGACCCCATAGATTGAAATGGGAATCCTAGAGCATCACAGTGAAAACCCACAGACTTCACTGGGAGTGTTTGTTCGGCATGAGGGACCAAAGCAGTGCAAGTCTATACGTTTTTTTCCATTGATCCATGGTCAGTAGAAAAACaaggatgtgtgaataaacacaaaaaaattatGGATACTGTGACAAAACCCCTGTTTTAGGAATGTCCAGACTCTTGTATTTCGTCTGCTGTTCATGTAGTTAACCCTATTTCGCCCCTTAAATGTTCACAAACCACCTCATCTACCTGTGACGCAGTTAGCGAACACAATGGACATTAGCGAACACAATGCATATTGCCTATGATATATTTAGCAAACACAATTTGGTCATCGACCGCATGGAACTATGTCCGGGCATCCAATTATCTTCAGGATAGAGAGGAGAGATTTTACTGTTCATGTGGGAGTGTGTTATatcttactgtatattgattggtcactgtattttgtgtgcctgttcCCCACAAGGGCCCCATGGGAGTAACCCTTGCTGGAGGATGATCAGATCAGCGTGGGTCTGACTCCGGCACCCctcggcgatcagctgtttgaggagaaggCAGCACACATATGAGAGCTGTTTTCTCTGCTCTCTTTACCGTCTTGTTGCATAAATTTCAGTGGTGAGCAGGCAAACAGATTCGAGAAGGCAGTGGTGGTACGAAATAACAAAAAACGGACAACccctacttggaaaacattacatacagcactacagaaaatacaggagaatacagccccacatatgtacctcttacatccagtgatgtcatcctcatcttttcctgtcagaccagaccgccatgatgatttattatttcaACCGCGTCTTGTCTCTGAAGAGGTTAACAAACCGACATCTTAGTTTCCAACTTttgcatcatcctcctcatcttctgaacaccccatcctgcctccaccaatactatcctgcagaaacagtcgcCATGAAAATACTGGTACAGCACACATattgcgccagtacaaaaaatacccccttacctttcagatcagacccccatttcagacctcagatgagacccccattagacctccagacccccatatcagacccctattaaaactcagaccagacctccatacccccattagacctccagacccccatattagatctCAGACTaaacctctagacccccaatcagacccccattagaactccaaatccccatatcagacctcagagcagacctccagacccccattagacctaagACCAGActgccagacccccattagactttcagaaccccatatcagaccttagacTAGACCTGTAGACCAAAGAATTCAATTGTTgagtttccttttcttctccttttGGTCCAGACCATCATGTGCAGATGTCTTTGGTCAGGAGTGTGCCACCTCCTCTGctatataagaagacaccaggaTTAATAGATGGCACACTATAGATGGAACTATTACAGATTTTACATTAGAGACTAGGAGACCAGGTTAAACCTCTGACTTCACTAATTGCTTCTGCAGTCAATCCCCACCCGCTATAACAAATAACCCCCCATCCACCTGCCcctttcaggctactttcacacttgcgtttagagcggatccgtctggggtctgcacagacggatccgctcatataatgcagacgatggtatccgttcagaacggatccatctgcattatattttagaaaaaaatctaagtgtgaaagtagctcagacggatccgtccagactttgcattgaaagtcaatgggggacggatccgtttagaaattgagccatattgtgtcaacttcaaacagatccgtccccattgacttacattgtaagtctggacggatcagtttgcatccgcacggccaggcggacacccgaacgctgcaagcagcgttcaggtgtccgtctgctgagcggagtggaggccaaacggtgccagactgatgcattctgagcggatccgcatccacttagaatgcattagggcaatacggatgcgttcggggccgcttgtgagagccttcaaacggaactcacaagcggagcccagaacgctagtgtgaaagtagcctcacactGCCATCCTGGAGCGTTTTCTAATACGGTGCCCACTTCGGCACCAAAAATACTGTACTGCCAAGATAAAAGTACAAGAAGAAGCAGCTACAGAACTAGAAAATGATGGGGCCTAATGCAGACTTTAGACATCAAACCTCAGACCAGATCCCACCCCAAGTTAGCCCCGAATTAATGTGGCTATCTAAAAGGAGccatccaaaatgaaaggtggaatctgattggttgctatgggcaactaagccagttctactttacattagTTTGATATATAACCCCTtatattcttatgactttatTAAAGGTTTACCAAAAGCGGCATTCCCCTTtaaacatcactgctctataaACAGTTCTTTATTCAGACTAGATCTCTGATGACATCAGCAGTAGCAAGAAGCCCCGCCCTCTTTGAATACTGaagctgtgtgacatcacaatgctGTGTCCAGGCTTCTATGTGTTGGGGAACACTGGATTCTTTTGAGGGTTAGTTGTTGGAGATGATGGATTCGAGAAGAATTGCTCTtgtatttctattattttttacattttatgttcAAGGAAAGCCCACAAAAACACCTGCAGGTAATGGATATTATCACTGGGGGTTTATCTTACTGAATGGGGGCTAAATATTGTATTTATCCTTACATGATTACGGGTCATAGAGGCAAACCTGGCTGGTATCTCTGTGGCTTGGAGCTCAGGTTATAGGGCAGTGGGCTCTGTGCGGCATTGtagctgagccccattcacttggatggcgctgaactgcaataccgtaCACAACCCCTGGACAAGAGGGAGGATATTTCAGAAAGAAAGCTGCAAGGTTTCTAATCTCATACAATGGCCATAAATGATGACATTTtgtctgtagccaccactagtgggCACTTACTAAATACTGATTTATTGTTATCTTCTGTCTCCCCGTTTTGGGGTTCAGCTGCCACTATCATTGATTTCATGTCTTTATTTTCCTTGGACAGTGACTTTCCCAGgatcagggaggacaacccccggTCCGGACAGCGCCGGTGCAAATAACAGTGAGTAGACAATTTCTTCCTCTCCTAATTCTactctcatcatcctctaccAAGCCCTGACTGTAGTGGAGAACAGCCACTAAGCTGCTCCTTTGGGGTATCAGTCCTATAAAGTGATGCTGGAACATATAATGATGTGCCCCTTATCCAGACGTTACCAGCCCACAGTCCAGCAATTACCCCTCCATGCCCAGCCAAGCTGCCAGTGCCTACTTCCTGACGTCCTCATAAAGGTCACTGCTGGCATCAGGAGGATCTGGAGATGTTGGATAATGTCTTGTAGAAAATGTTCTCTATGATAACAATTGATAACGAGCATCTTGTGTCTTTATTACCAGTCATGTACCGCGTTGTCCTGCCGCTAGTAGTACTACTATTGGTCGCCGCCGTGATTATCATCTTTTGCTGGTGAGTTTCCAATTTTCTTCTACTCTACACATCACATTATtttctatacactgtactgtctGACCTACAGGGGGGCGCAGTAACTACTGCAGCCAGGTTATAATACAGGGGCCGGATGGGGCAGGGATATAATCAGGTAACTGCTTGTCCCCTCTTTCCCGGTGCTGTATTATGATATAATATAGACTATGGCACTATATCCTTCCTGCCTGTTATATACTGCAGCTTTATATTTTACCCCCTGTAGTGGGGGAGGGGGTATGGGTATATTCTGATGGGGAACTGAAGATTGTCATCTGTACCGAGTCATGTCAGGACATTTCTCTGTCTCAAAGTTACAAGTACAAGGCCTGTACTTGTCCCCCCTTTCCCGGTGCTGTATTATGATATAATATAGACTATGGCACtatatccttccttccttcctgttATATACTGCAGCTTTATATCTCACCTCCTGTAGTGGGGGAGGGGGTTCATGGGTATATTCTGATGGGGAACTGAAGATTGTCATCTGTACCGACTCATGTCAGGACATTTCTCTGTCTCACAGTTACAAGTACAAGGCCTGGCGCCGGCGTGAACAAAAACAGGCAACTGATCTAGAGATGGTTCGAGTGGAGAAGCCAGGTAATAATTTCTATATAATAACATATATAAGCGGGGTACAGGCAGAGCTTAGGGTTACCTCTCATATCTGCTCATCACACTTTGGGGTCCTTCTATTACTCAGAATTCAGCAGAATTCAGAGATGAGACATCTCATGTCTGCTGATTAGCTGCATCGCTATAATACTGCATTGCTCATAATATTAAAAGGATAGATTTTGTTATATCTACTACCTGCTGATGGTTTCCTTCTCATTTTGTAGTCGTTCAAAAACCTGTAGTGCaaattaagaagaaaaaaaacatcagacCTCCCATGAATAACATCAAGAAAGTAAAACCAATTATTGAACAAATAAAAGCTGCCaaaaaagaggaggagaagaTCATGAAGATAACATCTAAAACAGAGGAGGAGAAGATCATGAAGATAACATCTAAAACAGAGGAGGAGAAGATCATGACGGTAACATCCAAaacagaggaggagatcacgAAGAGAACATCCAGCCTGAAACGGTTCcgtaaatggataaaaaaaagtaCCCATAAGAAGAACATGGTGAAAGAAAAGGAGCGCACTAACCATCTCTGCAAATATATGACCACCTGCTGCAGTTGTCGGTCCATGGACTAAATAGAGTTAACTTATTACCATCATGCCCATTAGTCCTAAAGCCCTGAAACACATCTACAGTGGCCATATCTGTCTGTCcctctgtttgtctgtctgtctatctgtatgtctgtctttccccctgtctgtctgtctatctatcgtaGAATACATAGGTAGATTGAAGACATCTGGAGGGGGTGTACATCTCatctacatttttttaaatgtaggtGAGATGAAAAATCCAGGAAAGTTGGGTTTCCTCAGTAAATTTATTTTGCTGAGGACTTTAGTAACTTTGTTTTCCGGGCCTGCATTTTTTTGGAATGGCAGGTAGGTTGGCAGTGGGACCTGCCATTCCCTCCCCCTCCACCCACCCCTTCCCCACCAATTAGCCCAGGTGATGTTGTTACTTGGGCATAAAACTGTTGACAAGTCCAGTCAAGGTCTGAGTCTAGGAAGGCACAGTAGCCATAGTGGAACGTCTGTGCTCTGAATACTGTTATGTGTAAACTAATCTCTATGTCATATCACTGTTTTGTTGCTGGACCAAATAAagccaagttgtatttttaacctCTGAAGCCTCTGAATGTTGTCATTGCTAACCCCCATCCCATATATACCGATCCCGACAATATCTATGCCATTGGTTGGAATAATCCACCTGGAAGCAGTGACTGGCTCTGTTACTTACAGCAGCATCTCCACCAACTTATTTATTCAGGTTTCCAGTTTCAAGTGCGGTACAAAAATGCAGTGCAgaaatgcaacgtttcggctaagtatagcctttgtcaagcatacaaCATCAATGAAAATGTCAGCATATATATAGTGAAACTCAACCCACTCCCACATAATCATTCATCCAATAACAACATAGGAATGCTGCAACAGCCAGGGCATGGCCAATCCCAAAATGATTCATAGCAAAAGGCACCTGTTAATGTAAAAACGCCTCTCTCACTAACCTGAGCGGGCCTCCCATGATCATAGCCACATATGTCACGGCGTGCCCATATCGCGGATGCGCATGTCCGGAAGCGTCAAAGATCAGCGACAAGCGTACATTGCAGTCGCACACTAGAAGTGTCTACCCTATGGGTGCGGCCATTGTAATCAGGAAGCGACGCCATCAACTAATGGGAGGCGGTCGCACAGAAGAAGTCATCATCGACGTGCAAGTCATGTGACCGGTGAatccgatcacatgaccgctgTCCATGTTCACATGGTCGCCCATCAGGCTGGGGAAAAGACTGCATAGTATTATGTTCTAGGACCGAAGCATCCACACATAGGGGACAGCGAGGCACAAAGGGCAGGGGAGGGGAAATAAAGCGCTATAGGGGATGAGACTATACAACTCCCACAGTACCCATTCAAAGTGACACAAACAGAAAATGTCAATTGTCCATAACATAAGCGTATAGCATCCTATGTAGGTATAAACCTAGGGGAATATATGCATAAAAACATATAGATTAAAATTATGATGTACATAAGTACCGGATGAGTACCTAGCTAATCCCAGCCACATTAAACTCCAAATTGAGTCCATGTGGTTGTAGGGAACGCAAGGTGTATATCCATTTAAGTTCCTTTCTCCTAAGAACTGCCTCCCTGTCACCACCCCTACGTAAAACACCCACGCTGTCTATCACCCTAAAACGTAATTGGTTGATAGAGtgtcctgcctccacaaaatgttTGGCTACCGGTTTATCCAAATTGGCTTTACGTATCGCGCTTTTGTGCTTATTGATCCGCTCGCGAATCTCCATTGTAGTCTCACCTACATAGATGAGACTACAAGGGCACTGTATTATGTATACAACATCACGGGATCTACAGGTGTAATAGCCTTTTATCTTGTATTTCTTGACACTGTAGGGGTGAAAGAAATGATCAGCTTTAAGGATGTTACTACAGTTGCAACAAGACAAGCATGGGAATGTACCATTTCTACGTGGAGCCAAAAGCTTCTGTGTGCCAACACCAGAGCTTCCAACGTCAGCCTTTACCAATCTATCACGCAGTTTGGGGTTCCTTTTGTATGccatcaaggggggggggggcatgaattCCTCAATATCAGGTAAACCTCTCTGCAATATATGCCATTCTTTTCTGAGGATGTGGGCAATATCCCCACTGTCCCGCCCATATACGGACACAAAAGGAACCCTGCTCATGGTCTTAGTTCTTGAGGATTTGCAAAGGGCAGAGTCCCTATCAACCAATGTGATCCTGTTTCTGGTTCTATCTAGGAGCTTCCTAGGGTAACCTCGTTGTATGAACTTGTCACACATGGTATCAACCCTTTGTGTGAATTCAGCCTCATCAGATACAATACGCCTGACCCTGAGTAATTGACTTCAGGGCAGGGAGTCCAGCATCCTACGTGGATGGTAGCTGTCGTGTGTGAGAAGGGTGTTCCTATCTGTTGACTTCTGATAAAGATCAGTTTTAATTTCACCCCCCACAACATAGACTCGGACATCTAAAAAGCTAAGCTCACTAGCTGAGGCTGTGATCGTGAACTGTAACCCCGTAACACTCGAGTTCAGGTGTAGATCAAAATCCTCTAGCTCACTAGTAGTACCAGTCCACATCATAAAAATgttgtcgatgtagcgccaccaacatatGACTCTCCCAAAGAATTGGGATTGGTATACCAACCTGTCCTCCACCTCGGCCATAAAGATattagcgtaggtgggggccacgttcgaccccatggccacaccccgcctctgctgatagaaggtgtcaccgaagaggaaataattcctcctcAGGACAACCTCCAAAAGGCGGAGGACAAATCGGCACACCCCCGGGGAGAGTCCCATGTCGgcaagggccacatcgacgacattaaGACCATATGTGTGGTCAATGGATGTATACAGAGAAACAATGTCGAAACTGACCAACAAAAATTGAGTTGGAAGTTGCAACTCACATAACTTCGATAAGAAATGTCCAGTGTCCTTGACATAGGATGGGGCGGTGGTCGCACGGATCTGCAAAAGTCTGTCAAGAAATATTGAGATAGGATTAAAGATAGAATTCCTGCCCGATACAATCGGACGGCCAGGTGGGTGATCCAACcttttgtgtattttggggagTATGTATAACATAGGAGTGACAGGATGGCTCACTTTAATATATTTACATAACCCATCATCAATGATGGCATCCTGTACCGCCTCCTCCAATATCACTCCTATGTCACGCATAATCTCCCATTTCGGATCACCAGGCAATTGTTCATATACCGCAAAGTCCCGTAACTGTCTATTAATCATTGCAGTGTCCATGACAACCACCGCCCCACCCTTGTCAGCGGGTCATCATCAACCAACGACAAAATGCATCACGTTCCGGTTTGGTAAGATTGTTTCTGCCCAAAGCGGAAGGTTTTAAAGTTTCAATTTGCTTATGCACAATCTGGATATAAGATTCAACCACATGGTTGGTGTGCTGGGGGAGAAAAATTACTGGGT
The genomic region above belongs to Bufo gargarizans isolate SCDJY-AF-19 chromosome 4, ASM1485885v1, whole genome shotgun sequence and contains:
- the LOC122934056 gene encoding uncharacterized protein LOC122934056, with product MFQEAKTGGEYRKHGNRDITHSILTFPGSGRTTPGPDSAGANNIMYRVVLPLVVLLLVAAVIIIFCCYKYKAWRRREQKQATDLEMVRVEKPVVQKPVVQIKKKKNIRPPMNNIKKVKPIIEQIKAAKKEEEKIMKITSKTEEEKIMKITSKTEEEKIMTVTSKTEEEITKRTSSLKRFRKWIKKSTHKKNMVKEKERTNHLCKYMTTCCSCRSMD